One region of Palaemon carinicauda isolate YSFRI2023 chromosome 40, ASM3689809v2, whole genome shotgun sequence genomic DNA includes:
- the LOC137631868 gene encoding uncharacterized protein, protein MAAAAIFGGNGSSCNLRRQWQQLQSSAAMAAAAIFGGNGSSCNLRRQWQQLQSSAAMAAAAIFGGNGSSCNLRRQWQQLQSSAAMAAAAIFGGNGSSCNLRRQWQQLQSSAAMAAAAIFGGNGSSCNLRRQWQQLQSSAAMAAAAIFGGNGSSCNLRRQWQQLQSSAAMAAAAIFGGNGSSCNLRRQWQQLQSSAAMAAAAIFGGNGSSCNLRRQWQQLQSSAAMAAAAIFGGNGSSCNLRRQWQQLQSSAAMAAAAIFGGNGSSCNLRRQWQQLQSSAAMAAAAIFGGNGSSCNLRRQWQQLQSSAAMAAAAIFGGNGSSCNLRRQWQQLQQCLLQSSATMAAAAIFGDNGSCCNLRRQWQQLQSSATMAAAAIFCDNGSSCNLLRQWQQLSSAPMIAAMQLAFATMAAAISCKVKAAVFCTNDSCNLLKNACCNRLGNNDSCNLQQLQSSATMAATAVFGSCNLLQQWQPLQSSATMAAAQILHLQSSATIMAAIICNNSSCNLQATTNAASFGNDGCNLLQ, encoded by the coding sequence ATGGCAGCAGCTGCAATCTTCGGCGGCAATGGCAGCAGCTGCAATCTTCGGCGGCAATGGCAGCAGCTGCAATCTTCGGCGGCAATGGCAGCAGCTGCAATCTTCGGCGGCAATGGCAGCAGCTGCAATCTTCGGCGGCAATGGCAGCAGCTGCAATCTTCGGCGGCAATGGCAGCAGCTGCAATCTTCGGCGGCAATGGCAGCAGCTGCAATCTTCGGCGGCAATGGCAGCAGCTGCAATCTTCGGCGGCAATGGCAGCAGCTGCAATCTTCGGCGGCAATGGCAGCAGCTGCAATCTTCGGCGGCAATGGCAGCAGCTGCAATCTTCGGCGGCAATGGCAGCAGCTGCAATCTTCGGCGGCAATGGCAGCAGCTGCAATCTTCGGCGGCAATGGCAGCAGCTGCAATCTTCGGCGGCAATGGCAGCAGCTGCAATCTTCGGCGGCAATGGCAGCAGCTGCAATCTTCGGCGGCAATGGCAGCAGCTGCAATCTTCGGCGGCAATGGCAGCAGCTGCAATCTTCGGCGGCAATGGCAGCAGCTGCAATCTTCGGCGGCAATGGCAGCAGCTGCAATCTTCGGCGGCAATGGCAGCAGCTGCAATCTTCGGCGGCAATGGCAGCAGCTGCAATCTTCGGCGGCAATGGCAGCAGCTGCAATCTTCGGCGGCAATGGCAGCAGCTGCAATCTTCGGCGGCAATGGCAGCAGCTGCAATCTTCGGCGGCAATGGCAGCAGCTGCAATCTTCGGCGGCAATGGCAGCAGCTGCAATCTTCGGCGGCAATGGCAGCAGCTGCAATCTTCGGCGGCAATGGCAGCAGCTGCAATCTTCGGCGGCAATGGCAGCAGCTGCAATCTTCGGCGGCAATGGCAGCAGCTGCAATCTTCGGCGGCAATGGCAGCAGCTGCAATCTTCGGCGGCAATGGCAGCAGCTGCAATCTTCGGCGGCAATGGCAGCAGCTGCAATCTTCGGCGACAATGGCAGCAGCTGCAACAATGCCTGCTGCAATCTTCGGCAACAATGGCAGCTGCTGCAATCTTCGGCGACAATGGCAGCTGCTGCAATCTTCGGCGACAATGGCAGCAGCTGCAATCTTCTGCGACAATGGCAGCAGCTGCAATCTTCTGCGACAATGGCAGCAGCTGCAATCTTCTGCGACAATGGCAGCAGCTTTCTTCTGCACCAATGATAGCTGCAATGCAACTGGCTTTTGCAACAATGGCAGCTGCAATCTCCTGCAAAGTGAAAGCAGCAGTTTTCTGCACCAATGACAGCTGCAATCTTCTAAAAAATGCCTGCTGCAATCGTCTCGGCAACAATGACAGCTGCAATCTCCAGCAGCTGCAATCTTCTGCAACAATGGCAGCAACTGCAGTCTTCGGCAGCTGCAATCTTCTGCAACAATGGCAGCCGCTGCAATCTTCGGCAACAATGGCAGCAGCACAAATTTTGCATCTGCAATCATCTGCAACAATTATGGCTGCAATCATCTGCAACAATAGCAGCTGCAATCTGCAAGCAACAACGAATGCTGCATCCTTTGGCAATGATGGCTGTAATCTTCTGCAATAA